From the Alkalibacter rhizosphaerae genome, one window contains:
- a CDS encoding MFS transporter has translation MGFTKKPLSKGIKTFYGLGDMGFSLMTSVELFFFVFFLTNVAKFSLPMVALIGSITSIGDALLSPFYGAIISGTKPMRWGRNRSWMLIAPPLVIPLYMLQYTRISSSEIIAAAIVCAGFILSHIVWNIAWVANVSMIPAMANNPEERGLLSSRRATWTALAGVFFSYIGQPTAIYIGNVTNNEALGYTLLAGIMATLMFLGYMVVFKLTKGYEPTGEEEAAMALTSGKARVTFGGMLKNLYQNPPLMVLLLGDFFRFVGFFIITASAAFYFNYVAQNMALLPLYLLISSIAGVIGAAMSSTLIQKLSSRVTTMICLLLTGIVLIFGNFVSLSVPMFFIFATLARLFLGAVGASFVAMYADVSIYGEWKTGENATPFVMGLMNISLKTAIISRGTVIPLVLSLAGFDAALDPAMATEAVKQAVLTVNMLVPGITAVLSSIILFLGYKLTREKVADMQADIDANKNGDAMKKAV, from the coding sequence ATGGGTTTTACAAAAAAACCGCTTAGCAAAGGCATCAAAACGTTTTACGGTCTGGGAGACATGGGATTCTCCCTGATGACCAGTGTGGAATTATTCTTTTTCGTCTTTTTCTTGACCAACGTGGCAAAATTCTCTTTGCCTATGGTGGCATTGATCGGATCCATCACCAGTATCGGGGATGCACTTTTATCACCTTTTTACGGAGCCATCATTTCCGGAACAAAGCCGATGCGATGGGGTCGCAATCGATCTTGGATGCTGATCGCACCGCCCCTTGTTATTCCGCTATACATGCTGCAGTACACCCGGATCAGTTCCAGTGAGATCATTGCTGCCGCCATCGTGTGTGCCGGCTTCATCTTGAGCCACATTGTCTGGAACATCGCCTGGGTGGCAAACGTTTCCATGATCCCGGCAATGGCCAACAATCCGGAAGAGCGTGGATTGCTTTCTTCCAGACGAGCTACATGGACCGCATTGGCCGGCGTATTCTTTTCCTACATTGGTCAACCGACTGCGATCTATATCGGCAACGTTACGAACAATGAGGCGTTGGGATACACCTTGTTAGCCGGAATCATGGCTACATTGATGTTCTTGGGATACATGGTCGTATTCAAACTGACAAAAGGTTACGAGCCCACCGGTGAAGAAGAGGCAGCAATGGCATTGACATCCGGGAAGGCCAGAGTCACATTTGGCGGGATGTTGAAGAACCTGTATCAGAATCCACCGCTCATGGTACTGCTTTTGGGTGACTTTTTCCGATTTGTAGGATTTTTCATCATTACGGCATCTGCAGCCTTTTACTTCAATTATGTGGCACAAAACATGGCATTGCTGCCTTTGTACTTGTTGATCAGTTCCATCGCCGGTGTAATAGGAGCGGCCATGAGTTCCACCCTGATCCAAAAGCTTTCCAGCAGGGTCACCACCATGATTTGTTTGTTGTTGACAGGGATCGTTCTGATCTTTGGAAACTTTGTATCCCTGAGCGTTCCCATGTTCTTCATTTTCGCCACCCTGGCTCGATTGTTCCTGGGAGCAGTCGGCGCATCCTTTGTGGCAATGTATGCAGATGTATCTATCTATGGTGAATGGAAAACCGGGGAAAATGCGACACCCTTTGTCATGGGGTTGATGAACATCTCCTTAAAAACGGCCATCATTTCCAGAGGTACGGTCATACCGCTGGTATTGTCCCTGGCAGGATTTGATGCAGCGTTGGATCCCGCCATGGCAACGGAAGCCGTCAAACAAGCAGTATTGACGGTCAACATGCTGGTTCCGGGGATCACGGCGGTGCTGTCATCGATCATCTTGTTCCTTGGCTACAAACTGACCCGGGAGAAAGTTGCAGACATGCAGGCGGATATCGATGCCAACAAGAATGGCGATGCCATGAAAAAGGCAGTTTAA